Proteins from a genomic interval of Corynebacterium deserti GIMN1.010:
- a CDS encoding MDR family MFS transporter, with protein MDSQINTQASPAAAKLPREVVVVLSILVISAMIMILNETILSVALPSIMADFQVPETTAQWLTTGFMLTMAVVIPTTGYLLDRFSTKTIFVTALLFFTVGTLTAALAPTFAVLLGARIIQAVGTALVMPLLMTVTLTVVPAERRGSMMGIISIVISVAPALGPTLSGVILNSLTWHWLFWMMLPIVAVALVIGFFLIKNIGETKITPLDVLSVILSVFAFGGLVYGFSSFGAILEGEGVVGIVAIVVGAIALVIFALRQHQLGKQDKALMDLRAFKVRNFSFSLTTILLAFGAMLGTVMVLPIYLQTSLGVTALVTGLVVMPGGLLQGLISPFIGRFYDKVGPRPLLIPGAIALAVAASSMTFLNENSPVWMVVVLHVIFSIGMCLMMTPLMTTALGALPKHLYGHGSAILNTFQQLAGAAGTAIMIAALSFGTSIAAYSGSAHAEAVAAGTKVAFIAGAIIAVIALVVSLFVTRVEEETH; from the coding sequence ATGGATTCCCAAATTAATACTCAGGCCTCTCCGGCAGCTGCGAAGCTGCCTAGGGAGGTCGTTGTTGTTCTTTCGATCCTCGTGATTTCCGCGATGATCATGATTCTTAATGAAACTATCCTGTCAGTTGCGTTGCCGTCGATCATGGCGGATTTCCAGGTTCCAGAAACTACTGCGCAGTGGTTGACCACTGGTTTCATGCTCACGATGGCCGTGGTTATTCCAACTACTGGTTATTTGCTTGATCGTTTTTCTACGAAGACTATTTTCGTCACGGCTTTGCTGTTCTTCACGGTTGGTACCTTGACTGCGGCGTTGGCCCCAACGTTTGCTGTGCTGCTTGGTGCTCGTATCATTCAGGCGGTTGGTACTGCGCTGGTGATGCCTTTGCTAATGACAGTCACGTTGACGGTGGTTCCCGCTGAGCGTCGTGGTTCGATGATGGGCATTATTTCCATCGTGATTTCTGTTGCGCCGGCGCTTGGTCCTACTTTGTCTGGTGTCATTCTTAACTCTTTGACCTGGCACTGGTTGTTCTGGATGATGCTCCCGATCGTGGCCGTTGCGCTGGTTATTGGCTTCTTTTTGATCAAAAATATCGGCGAAACCAAGATCACCCCACTGGATGTTCTGTCTGTCATTCTTTCGGTGTTTGCCTTCGGTGGTTTGGTGTACGGCTTCAGTTCCTTCGGAGCAATCCTGGAGGGCGAGGGCGTAGTAGGTATCGTCGCGATCGTCGTTGGTGCCATCGCACTTGTTATCTTCGCTTTACGACAGCACCAACTCGGCAAACAAGACAAGGCACTGATGGATCTCCGCGCCTTCAAGGTGAGGAACTTCAGCTTCTCTTTGACCACGATTCTTTTGGCTTTCGGCGCGATGCTCGGAACCGTCATGGTTTTGCCCATCTACCTGCAGACTTCCCTCGGAGTTACTGCTTTGGTAACCGGCTTGGTTGTCATGCCAGGTGGCCTCCTCCAGGGTTTGATTAGCCCATTCATCGGCCGTTTCTACGACAAGGTCGGTCCACGTCCGCTGCTGATTCCCGGCGCAATTGCGCTGGCTGTCGCGGCATCGTCGATGACTTTCCTCAATGAGAATTCACCCGTGTGGATGGTTGTTGTCCTGCACGTTATCTTCAGCATCGGCATGTGCTTGATGATGACCCCTCTCATGACCACCGCTCTCGGCGCCCTTCCGAAGCACCTCTATGGTCACGGCTCCGCAATTTTGAACACGTTCCAACAGCTCGCAGGCGCAGCCGGAACAGCGATCATGATTGCAGCACTTTCCTTCGGCACTTCCATTGCAGCGTATTCGGGATCTGCGCATGCTGAAGCTGTTGCCGCTGGTACCAAGGTTGCGTTCATCGCAGGCGCAATCATCGCGGTGATCGCTTTGGTTGTTTCCCTCTTCGTCACTCGCGTTGAGGAAGAAACTCACTAA
- a CDS encoding DUF559 domain-containing protein produces the protein MKNWQEEFNLINLTKLSHSDIDIFEAISRGDFTKLTHEVVIDADKYRNLPPWDKAAARALAVGMTVDKAVVAGQAAARLWGYQTLGVEKTVLCLLPGRSRAGSIKQQPLGTRYRNSYLSPRDIREVHGIRVTGAFRTFLDIALDDGVVAAVVTIDSARRLNPSLTREKLMHSAESFPRHRGVKAYRQAIELSIPNSDSAQETRARLILREANLSEIQSVQVQARFDQSHNKHFLVDFLINEWIIVEIDGRSKYNSPELNEVLMAERDREKFFLNQGYAVLRIDPKQLDIDQNGECEFIGILKNTLQKTPPEHLKQAA, from the coding sequence ATGAAAAACTGGCAAGAAGAATTCAACCTAATCAATCTCACGAAACTCTCACACAGTGACATCGACATATTTGAAGCGATTAGCCGTGGTGATTTTACAAAGCTAACCCACGAAGTCGTGATCGATGCTGACAAATATCGGAACCTTCCGCCTTGGGATAAAGCAGCAGCTCGTGCCTTGGCAGTGGGCATGACTGTGGACAAAGCCGTGGTGGCGGGACAAGCAGCGGCACGGTTGTGGGGATATCAAACTTTGGGTGTCGAGAAAACAGTTTTATGCCTTTTACCTGGGAGATCTCGAGCGGGTTCCATTAAGCAGCAGCCTCTTGGAACAAGGTATCGAAACAGTTACCTTTCGCCACGTGATATTCGGGAGGTTCATGGGATCCGAGTCACGGGAGCGTTCCGCACATTTTTGGACATCGCTTTGGATGATGGGGTGGTGGCAGCTGTGGTCACTATTGATTCGGCTCGAAGACTTAATCCGTCGCTGACGCGTGAAAAGTTAATGCACAGTGCGGAAAGTTTCCCGAGGCATCGGGGTGTGAAGGCGTATCGGCAGGCGATTGAGTTGTCGATTCCCAATTCGGATAGTGCTCAGGAGACGAGGGCTCGGTTAATTCTTCGGGAGGCCAACCTTTCGGAGATTCAGTCAGTGCAGGTGCAGGCTCGTTTCGATCAATCACACAATAAGCACTTCCTCGTAGATTTTTTGATCAATGAGTGGATCATCGTGGAGATTGATGGACGTTCCAAATATAATTCTCCGGAGCTCAATGAGGTACTCATGGCTGAACGCGATCGGGAGAAATTCTTCCTCAACCAAGGATATGCGGTCTTAAGGATCGATCCGAAACAGTTAGACATCGATCAAAACGGCGAGTGCGAGTTCATCGGAATCCTCAAAAACACTTTGCAGAAGACCCCACCAGAGCACCTCAAACAAGCCGCTTAA
- the lysS gene encoding lysine--tRNA ligase — protein sequence MTNSNSTSKNNSADLPEQLRIRREKRERILDSGLDAYPVEVDRTISISDLRSKFVVLTDEITERVDGVTYLEVGEETDVEVAIAGRVMFIRNTGKLCFASIQEGNGTTIQAMLSLAAVGEDSLKAWKADVDLGDFVSVRGKVISSKRGELSVMADSWHMASKSLRPLPVAFADMSEDTRVRHRYTDLIMREQARTNALTRIKVMRALRNYLESQDFLEVETPMLQTLHGGAAARPFETYSNALDIDLYLRIAPELYLKRCVVGGIDRVFEVNRNFRNEGVDSSHSPEFAMLETYEAWGTYETGAKLIKGLVQSVAMEVFGTTKVTLADGTEYDLGGEWKVIEMYPSLNEALARKFPGQPEVTIDSTVEELREIAKVIGLAVPEKGGWGHGKLVEEIWELLCEDQLYGPIFVKDFPVETSPLTRQHRSKPGVTEKWDLYVRGFELATGYSELVDPVIQRERFEDQARLAADGDDEAMVLDEDFLAAMEQGMPPTSGNGMGIDRLLMALTGLGIRETVLFPMVKPEQK from the coding sequence GTGACTAACTCCAATTCCACTTCCAAAAACAATTCCGCCGATTTGCCTGAGCAGCTGCGAATTCGTCGCGAAAAGCGCGAGCGCATTCTGGACAGTGGATTGGACGCCTACCCCGTCGAAGTCGACCGCACGATCTCTATTTCTGATCTGCGCTCCAAGTTTGTCGTCCTCACCGACGAAATAACTGAGCGTGTCGACGGCGTAACCTACCTCGAGGTCGGTGAAGAAACCGACGTTGAGGTCGCCATCGCTGGCCGCGTCATGTTCATCCGCAACACCGGCAAGCTCTGCTTCGCTTCCATCCAAGAAGGCAACGGCACCACCATCCAAGCGATGCTGTCCCTGGCAGCAGTCGGTGAAGACTCCCTCAAGGCTTGGAAAGCCGACGTTGACCTCGGCGACTTCGTCTCCGTCCGCGGCAAGGTCATCTCTTCCAAGCGTGGCGAACTCTCCGTGATGGCCGACTCCTGGCACATGGCCTCCAAGTCCCTTCGCCCACTTCCTGTCGCCTTCGCCGACATGAGCGAAGACACCCGCGTCCGCCACCGCTACACCGACCTCATCATGCGTGAACAGGCCCGCACCAATGCCCTCACCCGCATCAAGGTCATGCGTGCACTGCGCAATTACTTGGAATCCCAAGACTTCCTCGAAGTAGAAACCCCCATGCTGCAAACCCTCCACGGCGGCGCAGCAGCCCGACCTTTCGAAACCTACTCCAACGCCCTCGACATCGACCTCTATCTGCGCATCGCACCTGAGCTTTACCTCAAGCGCTGCGTCGTCGGCGGCATCGATCGCGTTTTCGAAGTCAACCGCAACTTCCGCAACGAAGGCGTCGACTCCTCCCACTCCCCAGAATTCGCAATGCTGGAAACCTATGAAGCCTGGGGCACCTACGAAACCGGTGCCAAGCTCATCAAGGGCCTCGTCCAGTCCGTAGCTATGGAAGTCTTCGGCACCACCAAGGTCACGCTTGCCGACGGCACCGAATATGACCTCGGCGGCGAGTGGAAAGTCATCGAGATGTACCCCTCCCTCAACGAAGCCCTGGCACGCAAATTCCCAGGTCAACCAGAAGTCACCATCGACAGCACCGTCGAAGAACTTCGCGAAATCGCCAAAGTCATTGGCCTTGCAGTGCCCGAAAAGGGCGGCTGGGGACACGGAAAGCTCGTCGAAGAGATCTGGGAACTCCTCTGCGAAGACCAGCTCTACGGCCCAATCTTTGTCAAGGATTTCCCCGTCGAGACCTCCCCACTCACCCGCCAGCACCGCTCCAAGCCAGGCGTCACCGAAAAGTGGGACCTTTACGTCCGCGGCTTCGAACTCGCGACCGGTTACTCCGAACTCGTTGACCCCGTCATCCAGCGTGAACGCTTCGAAGACCAAGCCCGCCTCGCCGCCGACGGCGACGACGAAGCCATGGTCCTCGACGAAGACTTCCTCGCTGCTATGGAACAAGGCATGCCGCCAACCTCCGGAAACGGCATGGGAATCGACCGCCTTCTCATGGCACTCACCGGCCTCGGAATCCGCGAAACCGTGCTCTTCCCAATGGTCAAACCAGAACAAAAGTAG
- a CDS encoding pantoate--beta-alanine ligase: protein MSFTHGQGKVFTDIEHIRMFGRALRKTGKPVVLVPLGRGLHAGHIALIRAAKRIPGAVVVVSYAGPDTDLPRIKEELIDAIFHFSSDTIWPHGIRVSIHTGPTLSLEDTAVTEVLALLGITQATDVILGEKDYELVVAVQRALNDLHIPVKLHSVPTVRMPDGLAISLRNVDVPVELREQAVSLSAALTAGAHSAEHGAEIVLKTVGDILHAAGVTPDYIEIRGLDMGEAPSIGDARLFAAITLGDTQLHDNVGLPLGIGFKNIEG from the coding sequence TTGAGTTTCACGCACGGCCAAGGAAAAGTTTTCACCGACATCGAACACATCCGCATGTTCGGCCGCGCCTTGCGCAAAACCGGCAAACCCGTTGTCCTCGTCCCGCTCGGCCGCGGCCTCCACGCTGGCCATATCGCACTCATCCGCGCAGCGAAGCGCATACCGGGCGCAGTGGTCGTCGTGTCCTACGCAGGGCCAGACACCGACTTACCACGCATTAAAGAAGAGCTTATCGACGCCATCTTCCACTTCTCCTCCGACACCATCTGGCCCCACGGCATCCGCGTTTCCATCCACACCGGCCCCACCTTGTCATTAGAGGACACCGCCGTCACCGAAGTCCTGGCCTTGCTCGGAATCACTCAAGCAACCGACGTCATCTTGGGCGAAAAGGACTATGAGCTCGTTGTCGCCGTTCAGCGCGCCCTCAATGACCTCCACATCCCCGTCAAACTCCACTCCGTTCCCACCGTCCGCATGCCCGATGGCCTCGCTATTTCCCTGCGCAACGTCGACGTCCCCGTGGAGCTTCGCGAACAAGCCGTTAGCCTCTCCGCTGCCCTCACCGCCGGAGCCCATTCCGCCGAACACGGGGCTGAGATTGTCCTGAAAACCGTAGGCGATATTCTCCATGCCGCCGGCGTCACCCCTGACTACATCGAAATCCGTGGACTCGACATGGGCGAAGCCCCCTCCATCGGCGACGCCCGCCTCTTCGCCGCCATCACCCTCGGCGACACCCAACTCCACGACAACGTCGGCCTTCCCCTAGGAATCGGTTTCAAAAACATCGAAGGATAG
- a CDS encoding 6PGD fold domain-containing protein — protein MQAPRLRIGIVTGQGGASTGLSIADALEAVGHHVQRVEEYREITEFELIVIDAPDVASIATELSAFSRRGQMFLHTSLVHDITVMDPLETSGAIVMSAHPIGQDRWVASAVDELGETIVGLLVGEMGGTIIDVPDARRAQLAAALTYAGFMATLQRDAMYFLDELLGDIAISSDIVDAAAHDFQPLPELSAITAQYDAIDHPGRQRLFRDLARRQAEISRAQDIELWAIQKEDR, from the coding sequence GTGCAGGCACCGCGTCTGAGGATTGGCATTGTCACAGGTCAGGGCGGGGCTAGCACTGGGTTGAGCATTGCCGATGCCCTGGAAGCCGTGGGCCACCATGTCCAGCGGGTGGAGGAATACCGCGAGATCACAGAGTTTGAGCTCATTGTGATCGACGCCCCTGACGTGGCTTCCATTGCCACCGAGCTTTCCGCCTTTTCCCGCCGAGGCCAGATGTTTTTGCACACTTCGCTGGTTCACGATATTACGGTGATGGATCCCCTGGAAACCTCCGGCGCGATCGTCATGTCCGCACATCCCATTGGCCAGGACCGGTGGGTGGCGTCAGCTGTCGATGAGCTTGGCGAAACCATCGTGGGCCTGCTGGTAGGGGAGATGGGCGGCACGATTATTGACGTTCCAGATGCTCGCCGTGCCCAACTTGCCGCCGCGCTGACCTATGCAGGTTTCATGGCAACTTTGCAGCGCGACGCCATGTATTTCCTCGATGAGCTGCTCGGCGACATCGCAATTTCTTCCGACATCGTCGACGCCGCTGCCCACGATTTCCAGCCCCTGCCGGAACTGTCGGCGATCACCGCCCAGTACGATGCGATAGATCACCCGGGCAGGCAGCGCCTCTTCCGGGATCTTGCGCGTAGGCAAGCAGAAATCTCCCGCGCGCAGGACATCGAATTGTGGGCAATCCAAAAGGAGGACCGTTGA